The proteins below come from a single Ignavibacteria bacterium genomic window:
- the gcvT gene encoding glycine cleavage system aminomethyltransferase GcvT translates to MKKTTLFQVHENLGAKLIDFAGYMMPVQYSSIIAEHKAVRNSVGVFDVSHMGEVFIKGQKALDFVQYITVNDASKLTPGRVQYSAMCYANGGIVDDLLVYKVSDEEFMLVVNASNKDKDYNWMKENNTFGVEILDESDEYSLLAVQGPKSLETVQKLCDKKIDLEYYHFFKAKVAGVDMIVSRTGYTGELGYELYFKGDTKVAENVWNKLFEAGKEFDIQPVGLGARDSLRLEMGFCLYGHDIDQTTNPLEAGLGWITKLNKPSDFIAKDVLLKVKAEGLKRKLVAMVSDEKAFPRQGYELTVDGKKVGCVTSGTVSPVLEKPIAMGYVDAEYVKEDAQVNFLIRGKEIPAQLVKLPFVKK, encoded by the coding sequence ATGAAAAAGACCACATTATTCCAGGTTCACGAAAATCTGGGCGCCAAACTAATCGACTTCGCAGGCTATATGATGCCTGTGCAGTACAGCTCCATTATCGCCGAACATAAGGCGGTAAGAAATTCGGTGGGTGTTTTTGACGTTTCTCACATGGGCGAAGTTTTTATTAAGGGCCAAAAGGCGCTGGATTTCGTGCAGTATATTACTGTTAACGACGCCTCAAAGCTTACACCGGGCAGGGTTCAGTATTCAGCTATGTGCTACGCCAATGGCGGCATCGTAGATGACCTCCTGGTCTACAAAGTTTCCGATGAGGAATTCATGCTCGTTGTAAACGCATCCAACAAGGATAAGGATTACAACTGGATGAAGGAAAACAACACCTTCGGCGTCGAAATCCTCGACGAAAGCGATGAATATTCTCTTCTTGCCGTCCAGGGCCCTAAATCGCTGGAAACAGTGCAGAAACTCTGCGACAAAAAGATCGATCTGGAGTACTACCACTTCTTCAAGGCTAAAGTTGCAGGCGTAGACATGATAGTCTCACGCACTGGCTACACAGGAGAACTGGGATATGAACTCTATTTCAAGGGCGATACTAAAGTTGCCGAAAACGTGTGGAATAAGCTTTTTGAAGCCGGTAAGGAATTTGACATTCAGCCCGTGGGCCTGGGTGCAAGAGATTCACTGCGCCTTGAAATGGGCTTCTGCCTCTACGGGCACGACATAGACCAGACTACAAACCCTCTTGAAGCAGGACTTGGCTGGATTACAAAACTTAACAAGCCCAGTGACTTTATTGCAAAGGACGTTCTCTTAAAAGTTAAAGCTGAAGGACTTAAAAGAAAGCTCGTTGCAATGGTTTCAGATGAAAAAGCTTTCCCGCGCCAGGGCTATGAGCTTACAGTTGACGGAAAGAAAGTCGGCTGCGTAACAAGCGGAACCGTAAGCCCTGTGCTGGAAAAGCCTATTGCCATGGGTTATGTTGACGCGGAATACGTAAAGGAAGATGCCCAGGTTAATTTCCTCATCAGGGGAAAAGAGATCCCGGCACAGCTCGTAAAACTTCCTTTTGTAAAAAAATAA
- a CDS encoding 2-phosphosulfolactate phosphatase, translated as MKLNVHFSPSQTDELYFSGKTSVVIDVLRATTTIVTALFNGAREVIPVNSIEFAMKVSGNAFGGQTLLGGERNTKKIEGFQLGNSPFEYTHEVVAGKSIILFTTNGSKAIVRAKFSENLYICSFQNIQSIAQHLFELGKDVEIVCSGRNGSFCIDDTICAGKLVTEIQKLKEDVELTDSSRASVVLSKSYGKSIHKILAECEHGKLLIENGFEQDIAFCAKAGGMEVIPYFTGGMVKILNKPRTNEFQG; from the coding sequence ATGAAACTAAACGTACATTTTTCACCCTCACAAACCGACGAGCTTTACTTTTCAGGTAAAACTTCAGTTGTTATTGATGTCCTTAGAGCCACTACAACAATTGTTACTGCTCTTTTTAACGGAGCAAGAGAAGTTATTCCCGTAAATTCAATTGAGTTTGCGATGAAAGTCTCAGGGAATGCTTTCGGAGGACAGACGCTTCTGGGCGGTGAGCGGAACACAAAAAAGATCGAAGGTTTTCAGCTCGGAAATTCTCCTTTTGAATACACGCACGAGGTTGTAGCCGGTAAATCTATAATTCTTTTTACTACAAACGGTTCGAAAGCTATTGTCAGGGCAAAGTTTTCGGAAAATCTCTATATCTGTTCCTTTCAGAACATACAAAGCATTGCTCAGCACCTTTTTGAGCTCGGTAAGGATGTTGAAATCGTCTGCTCAGGGCGCAATGGGAGTTTCTGCATTGATGACACCATATGTGCCGGGAAGCTGGTAACGGAAATTCAGAAACTCAAAGAAGACGTGGAACTTACGGATTCCTCCAGGGCCAGCGTGGTCTTAAGCAAATCCTATGGAAAAAGCATTCATAAAATACTTGCCGAATGCGAACACGGGAAGTTGCTCATTGAAAACGGGTTTGAACAGGATATTGCATTCTGCGCCAAGGCAGGCGGTATGGAAGTCATACCTTATTTTACGGGCGGAATGGTAAAAATCCTGAATAAGCCCCGTACTAACGAATTTCAGGGCTAA
- the fsa gene encoding fructose-6-phosphate aldolase, producing the protein MKFFIDTASISEIKEAAALGILDGVTTNPSLVAKEGKNFRQLLDEILKIVDGPVSAEVISTDYDGIVKEGRELSQIHKNIVVKVPLIKEGLKAVKTLSQEGINTNVTLCFSPSQALLAAKAGATYISPFVGRLDDISHDGMELISQIVQIYRNYGFKTEVLVASIRHPLHLVDAALIGADVATMPFNVIDKLFKHPLTDSGLENFLKDWKKLNQ; encoded by the coding sequence ATGAAATTTTTCATAGATACCGCCAGTATTTCAGAAATTAAAGAGGCTGCGGCCCTGGGTATTCTTGACGGCGTTACTACTAACCCCTCCCTGGTTGCTAAGGAAGGCAAAAACTTCCGCCAACTCCTGGATGAAATCCTTAAGATCGTAGACGGCCCGGTAAGCGCCGAGGTCATTTCTACCGATTACGACGGAATTGTAAAAGAAGGCCGCGAGCTTTCACAGATACATAAAAATATCGTTGTTAAGGTCCCTTTAATTAAAGAAGGCCTTAAAGCCGTTAAAACCTTAAGCCAGGAAGGCATAAATACAAACGTTACACTCTGCTTTTCACCTTCACAGGCACTCCTGGCAGCAAAGGCCGGGGCAACTTACATCAGCCCCTTCGTAGGCCGCCTGGACGATATTAGCCACGACGGAATGGAACTCATTAGCCAGATAGTCCAGATCTACCGCAACTACGGCTTTAAGACCGAGGTTCTGGTTGCCTCCATACGCCACCCCCTGCACCTTGTTGATGCAGCGCTCATCGGCGCCGACGTTGCAACCATGCCCTTTAACGTAATAGACAAGTTATTTAAGCATCCCCTGACCGACTCCGGCCTGGAGAATTTCTTAAAAGATTGGAAAAAATTGAACCAATAA
- the tnpA gene encoding IS200/IS605 family transposase: MTQTFSQIYIHLVFAVKLRNFRISPSFSDHLEKYITGIVKNKGAKLMAIKAMPDHMHIFISIYPDTSISGLVRDIKACSSGYIKKTFHYSLFSWQTGYGAFSYSKSQSKEVIKYILSQEEFHRHRSFREEYTKILMDFGVDYDEKRLFTWISEDEMSSLMNRYHQ; this comes from the coding sequence ATGACGCAAACATTTAGCCAGATCTACATCCATCTGGTATTTGCAGTCAAATTAAGAAATTTTAGGATAAGCCCTTCTTTTTCTGATCACCTGGAGAAATACATTACAGGGATCGTAAAGAATAAGGGCGCTAAGCTGATGGCCATAAAGGCAATGCCAGATCACATGCATATATTCATATCTATATATCCGGATACCTCTATTTCTGGACTGGTAAGGGACATAAAGGCATGCTCATCAGGATACATAAAGAAAACCTTTCATTATAGTCTCTTCTCCTGGCAGACGGGCTACGGGGCATTCTCATACTCCAAGAGCCAGTCTAAAGAGGTAATTAAATATATTCTCAGCCAGGAGGAATTCCACAGGCACAGGTCCTTCAGGGAAGAATACACAAAGATCCTCATGGACTTTGGTGTGGATTATGATGAAAAACGCCTCTTTACCTGGATTTCTGAGGATGAAATGTCATCTCTCATGAATCGTTATCACCAATGA
- a CDS encoding DUF87 domain-containing protein, producing MAVKKKTGSSPAKGENYFKISMEKKQKILGIFLVVFSLLILLSIISYSAADEAFLTNSLSDVSAERSQSTHNLVGLAGAYVASFLVNSIFGFSSVVFPVILFIWGYSIAVSRNYRLALNLSNFLLASGALISSFFGVLRFKLNLFRDVNELSGNAGGFLGISLGKMLGGLGSLILISTLMLVTLIIAFDVKLGPILQFFRSLFEHSEAMLEKAKENLQEKKESKTAGNLEKIKNLKAEKPKKQKPQKLDIEDVSEDPMLAAGEEEEETTIKIVRSNEPELEAVEDHVPQVLLDGEVPVKETGKKEEKKKFTDIPEDVIDKDEEAKLPNQWEETIPYKKPSLALLDQAPEESYKVAEEELKRNAELLKEKLALFDIKIEDITVTPGPVVTLYEIVPSPGVKISRIVSLENDIALALAARGIRIIAPIPGKSAIGVEIPNAEAALVNARSAIAKINDVKAELPLALGKTIAGEVYITDLAKMPHMLIAGSTGSGKSVGINMIITSLLYAKDPSDVKFVIVDPKKIELSFYGKLNKHFLAVSPDLEEEIITSPQNALLALKSVEYEMEKRYNKLAKAGVRNIVDYNLKVSDPKRKPKDTEDMQHYKLPYIVVIIDELADLMITAGKEVEEPIARLAQLARAVGIHLVLATQRPSVNVITGVIKANFSARVAYQVATKIDSRTILDMNGAEQLLGRGDMLFLPSGTPKPIRIQNAFISTDEVEKITNYIYSQEGFSKRYFLPSLYEKKKEAQGEFLADKDPMFEDAARVIVRHQQGSVSLLQRRLKLGYSRAARIVDQLEEAGIVGGADGSKVRAVLIEDEEQLETILRAL from the coding sequence ATGGCAGTAAAGAAAAAGACCGGCAGCTCACCTGCAAAGGGAGAAAACTATTTTAAAATCTCCATGGAAAAAAAACAGAAGATACTCGGTATTTTTCTTGTGGTTTTTTCCCTGCTTATACTGCTGAGTATTATTTCTTATTCGGCCGCGGACGAGGCTTTCCTTACAAACAGCCTCTCAGATGTCTCGGCAGAAAGAAGCCAGTCTACACACAACCTGGTGGGGCTTGCCGGGGCTTATGTAGCCTCGTTTCTCGTTAACTCAATTTTCGGCTTTAGTTCCGTCGTTTTCCCCGTGATCCTTTTTATCTGGGGCTATTCAATTGCCGTAAGCAGAAACTACCGCCTGGCCTTAAATCTCTCAAATTTCCTTCTGGCCTCGGGGGCACTCATTTCCTCGTTTTTCGGCGTACTGCGCTTTAAGCTTAACCTTTTCCGCGACGTCAATGAGCTCTCGGGCAACGCCGGTGGATTCCTCGGTATCTCTTTAGGCAAAATGCTTGGAGGCCTGGGAAGCCTTATACTTATCTCCACCTTAATGCTCGTTACACTTATAATTGCCTTTGACGTAAAACTGGGCCCCATCCTTCAGTTCTTCAGGAGCCTTTTTGAGCATTCAGAGGCGATGCTTGAAAAAGCAAAGGAAAACCTGCAGGAGAAAAAGGAATCGAAGACTGCCGGGAACCTGGAGAAAATTAAAAACCTCAAGGCGGAAAAGCCTAAGAAACAGAAGCCTCAGAAGCTGGACATTGAGGACGTTTCTGAAGATCCTATGCTGGCCGCAGGAGAAGAGGAAGAAGAAACCACAATTAAAATTGTCCGTTCAAATGAGCCCGAGCTGGAAGCCGTGGAAGACCATGTGCCCCAGGTGCTCTTAGACGGGGAAGTTCCTGTAAAGGAAACGGGGAAAAAGGAAGAAAAAAAGAAATTTACCGACATTCCTGAAGACGTAATTGACAAGGATGAGGAAGCAAAGCTTCCGAACCAGTGGGAAGAAACAATTCCATATAAAAAGCCATCCCTGGCGCTTCTGGATCAGGCTCCTGAAGAAAGCTACAAGGTGGCTGAAGAAGAACTGAAAAGAAATGCCGAGCTCCTGAAAGAAAAACTGGCCCTTTTCGACATAAAAATTGAAGACATAACCGTTACCCCGGGACCTGTTGTTACTTTGTATGAGATTGTCCCTTCGCCGGGAGTTAAGATCAGCCGTATTGTAAGCCTTGAAAACGACATAGCCCTTGCACTTGCAGCACGCGGAATTAGAATTATTGCCCCTATTCCGGGCAAAAGCGCAATAGGCGTTGAAATACCGAATGCCGAGGCGGCACTAGTAAATGCCCGCTCCGCAATAGCAAAGATAAACGATGTTAAGGCTGAACTTCCGCTTGCACTTGGAAAAACCATTGCCGGCGAGGTCTATATTACTGATCTTGCCAAGATGCCGCACATGCTTATTGCAGGCTCCACCGGATCGGGCAAAAGCGTCGGTATAAACATGATAATTACAAGCCTTCTGTACGCAAAAGATCCCTCGGATGTAAAGTTTGTAATTGTGGACCCGAAGAAAATTGAGCTTTCCTTCTACGGGAAATTAAATAAGCATTTTCTTGCCGTTTCTCCCGACCTGGAAGAAGAGATAATAACAAGTCCGCAGAACGCCCTGCTTGCCCTGAAATCTGTTGAATATGAGATGGAAAAGCGCTATAATAAGCTTGCTAAGGCGGGTGTAAGGAACATTGTGGACTATAACCTGAAGGTATCAGATCCAAAGCGCAAGCCCAAGGATACCGAGGACATGCAGCACTACAAGCTTCCCTATATAGTAGTGATTATTGATGAGCTTGCAGATCTTATGATTACGGCGGGCAAAGAGGTTGAAGAGCCTATTGCGCGCCTGGCACAGCTGGCAAGAGCCGTAGGCATTCATCTGGTGCTTGCAACACAGAGGCCTTCGGTTAACGTTATTACGGGTGTTATTAAGGCTAACTTCTCGGCCCGCGTGGCCTACCAGGTAGCCACAAAAATAGATTCACGTACAATTCTGGACATGAACGGCGCCGAGCAGCTCTTAGGACGCGGCGATATGCTCTTCCTGCCGAGCGGAACCCCGAAGCCGATCAGAATCCAGAATGCTTTTATCTCCACCGACGAAGTGGAGAAAATTACAAATTACATTTATTCGCAGGAAGGGTTCTCAAAACGCTACTTCCTTCCTTCTTTATACGAGAAGAAAAAAGAAGCGCAGGGGGAATTTCTTGCCGATAAAGACCCGATGTTCGAAGATGCCGCCCGTGTAATTGTAAGGCATCAGCAGGGCTCGGTTTCTCTTCTTCAGAGAAGGCTTAAACTAGGATACTCCCGTGCGGCCAGAATTGTAGACCAGCTTGAAGAAGCAGGCATTGTTGGAGGCGCAGACGGAAGCAAGGTAAGGGCGGTCTTAATTGAAGATGAAGAACAGCTTGAAACAATATTAAGAGCTTTATAA